The following proteins are encoded in a genomic region of Natrinema sp. DC36:
- a CDS encoding alpha/beta hydrolase yields MVACDTLEHGRARVNGVKLQYVTAGEGPPLVLLHGWPQTWYEWRDAIPDLADEYTVIAPDLRGLGDSETPVSGYDKDTVATDVRELVHELGFGDELISLVGHDWGMPTAYAYAAQYRDEVRALCVLEAGLPGINEDEKRHLWHTRFHGVRDLPERLVAGRERLYLDWFYKEGAYDPSAIDDEARDEYVRCYSQAGGLRGGFEYYRAYETDAEHNRAHAEDPLEVPVLALGGAASFRDLPIRDMEAVATDVEGEVVDRAGHWLPEERPAYFVDRLTAFLDDAA; encoded by the coding sequence ATGGTTGCGTGTGATACTCTCGAGCACGGACGGGCCCGTGTCAACGGCGTCAAACTGCAGTATGTGACCGCTGGCGAGGGTCCGCCGCTGGTACTGCTCCACGGGTGGCCACAGACGTGGTACGAGTGGCGAGACGCGATTCCGGACTTGGCAGACGAGTACACTGTCATCGCACCGGACCTCCGCGGACTGGGCGACTCCGAGACGCCCGTCTCAGGCTACGACAAGGACACCGTCGCCACCGACGTTCGCGAACTGGTCCACGAACTCGGGTTCGGTGACGAACTGATCTCACTCGTCGGCCACGACTGGGGGATGCCGACGGCCTACGCGTACGCCGCCCAGTACCGCGACGAGGTACGCGCGCTCTGTGTCCTCGAGGCCGGATTGCCGGGAATCAACGAGGACGAGAAACGCCACCTCTGGCACACCCGCTTTCACGGCGTTCGAGACCTGCCCGAGCGGCTGGTCGCCGGTCGGGAGCGGCTGTATCTCGACTGGTTCTACAAGGAGGGCGCGTACGATCCGTCGGCGATCGACGACGAGGCCCGCGACGAGTACGTCCGCTGTTACTCGCAGGCCGGCGGCCTGCGGGGCGGCTTCGAGTACTATCGCGCCTACGAGACCGACGCCGAACACAACCGTGCCCACGCCGAGGACCCGCTCGAGGTGCCGGTCCTCGCGCTCGGCGGTGCGGCCTCGTTTCGGGACCTCCCGATCCGGGACATGGAGGCGGTCGCGACCGATGTCGAGGGCGAGGTCGTCGACCGGGCCGGTCACTGGCTTCCCGAGGAACGGCCGGCGTACTTCGTCGATCGGCTGACGGCGTTTCTCGACGACGCCGCGTGA
- a CDS encoding SMR family transporter, whose protein sequence is MNTYVILAGAILSELLGTTALKLSDGFSQPLPSLGVVVGYGAAFYLLSLTLEDLPVGMVYATWAALGIIGVAAIGVVAFGEQLDGAAVAGMGLILAGVYCLNIISDVSAH, encoded by the coding sequence ATGAACACGTACGTGATACTCGCCGGCGCGATCCTGTCGGAACTGTTGGGAACGACGGCGCTCAAGCTCTCCGACGGGTTCTCGCAGCCGTTGCCGAGTCTCGGCGTCGTCGTCGGCTACGGTGCCGCCTTCTATCTCCTCTCGCTTACCCTCGAGGACCTACCGGTCGGCATGGTCTATGCGACGTGGGCCGCGCTCGGTATCATCGGCGTGGCGGCGATCGGCGTCGTCGCGTTCGGCGAGCAACTCGACGGGGCGGCCGTCGCCGGAATGGGGCTCATCCTCGCCGGCGTCTACTGCCTGAATATTATCTCCGACGTGTCCGCGCACTGA
- a CDS encoding AAA family ATPase: MDLDKRVSKLNEHPKDSSNARIEDFLSKIEGIKSYLLENREIITESVDESQGGKGASNLITEVVGMIDSYREAEDVILYESDLDMFPDIHLFNGIDEIENEAEINQLEEDPNTSLSYYSLLEFSDLEPSELSNLDSGQIRDRRQKAGRELTQTFDKYWDQSDIEIKMELSGGRVSLHLYDESNVRKQPSDRSTGLRWFLSFLARVITQSKGGLLDSIILLDDPGVHLHPNGHKDLRKALTRLAEDNQVIYSTHSPYMIDTGNISRIRVVERAEQRMGTKVKRIGRKDTTSDDSLAPVRASLGATFSDSLFSSKYTILVEGFEDRVYLNRFSELFRRTNEGPFFDADMKIIDCGGASKTDYMSRLVNAENYEYAVLLDSDDSGKQAEETLLEEEIPKERVTMISSCIGEEGDKTIEDLFSEEFFCEVASEVHNMGKEEVLESLSDSPKPLVKRVDGAIKQIAEIEDAEGMILDKRSVAKKINKGISEGEYSIQDVDNNTLSNFESVIRTIVESLNLECDEGTITNISTSN, from the coding sequence ATGGATTTGGATAAGAGGGTGAGTAAACTGAATGAACACCCAAAAGATAGTTCTAATGCTAGAATAGAAGATTTCCTATCAAAGATAGAGGGCATTAAATCATATCTATTGGAGAACAGGGAAATCATCACCGAATCTGTTGATGAATCACAGGGAGGAAAGGGTGCCTCAAACTTGATAACAGAAGTAGTCGGTATGATTGATTCCTACCGTGAGGCAGAAGATGTTATTCTATATGAAAGTGACCTAGATATGTTCCCAGACATACATCTTTTCAATGGTATAGATGAAATAGAGAATGAGGCGGAAATAAACCAATTGGAAGAAGACCCAAACACGAGTTTATCGTACTATTCCCTATTAGAATTTTCTGACCTAGAACCCTCCGAATTATCGAATTTAGATTCGGGTCAAATACGTGATAGACGACAAAAGGCAGGGAGGGAGTTGACCCAAACTTTCGATAAATATTGGGACCAATCTGATATAGAAATCAAAATGGAACTGTCAGGAGGACGTGTTTCACTCCATCTCTATGACGAATCAAACGTTAGGAAGCAACCTTCTGACAGGAGCACAGGTTTGAGGTGGTTTCTGTCGTTCTTAGCAAGGGTGATTACACAATCAAAGGGAGGACTTCTAGATTCGATAATTTTATTAGATGACCCGGGTGTACATCTTCATCCCAATGGTCACAAAGACCTCCGTAAGGCGCTTACACGCCTTGCTGAAGATAATCAAGTTATCTATAGTACTCATTCTCCATATATGATAGATACCGGCAATATCAGTCGGATTCGAGTAGTGGAACGGGCGGAACAGAGAATGGGGACCAAAGTGAAAAGAATAGGCCGAAAAGATACGACAAGCGATGATAGTTTAGCCCCTGTTCGGGCTTCTCTTGGGGCAACGTTCTCTGATTCACTATTTTCAAGTAAATACACGATACTAGTAGAAGGGTTTGAGGATAGAGTTTACTTGAATCGGTTCTCGGAACTTTTTCGACGAACCAATGAGGGTCCGTTCTTTGATGCTGATATGAAAATAATAGACTGTGGAGGGGCATCAAAAACTGATTATATGAGTCGGCTAGTTAATGCAGAGAATTACGAGTATGCCGTATTACTAGATTCTGACGACTCTGGGAAACAAGCTGAAGAAACACTACTGGAAGAAGAGATACCAAAAGAAAGAGTTACTATGATTTCAAGTTGTATAGGTGAGGAAGGGGATAAGACCATTGAGGACCTGTTTTCTGAAGAATTCTTCTGTGAAGTCGCTTCCGAGGTTCACAATATGGGAAAAGAGGAGGTGCTTGAATCCTTATCAGATAGTCCAAAACCACTAGTAAAAAGAGTGGATGGTGCGATAAAGCAGATAGCAGAAATAGAAGATGCAGAGGGGATGATCCTTGATAAGCGTTCAGTGGCTAAGAAAATAAACAAGGGAATCAGTGAAGGAGAGTATAGTATTCAGGATGTCGATAATAATACATTAAGCAATTTCGAATCGGTTATCAGAACGATTGTTGAATCCCTTAATTTAGAATGTGATGAAGGCACAATAACAAACATATCCACATCTAACTAA
- a CDS encoding AAA family ATPase has translation MIREIRVQNYKSIRNSGWVDIDEVVTTLVGGNEAGKTNFLESITLLGDSRTIDDGELCDYKNSELMSKSKEDIVLLEAKIPISYLYSEIGTPRRKGTVYRSKRGRKK, from the coding sequence ATGATTAGAGAGATAAGAGTTCAGAATTACAAATCTATTCGGAATTCTGGATGGGTAGATATTGATGAGGTTGTTACTACCTTAGTTGGGGGTAATGAAGCGGGTAAAACAAACTTTCTTGAGTCAATTACCTTATTAGGTGATTCTCGAACAATAGATGATGGCGAATTATGTGATTATAAAAATAGTGAATTGATGTCGAAAAGCAAGGAAGACATAGTACTTCTTGAAGCTAAAATCCCTATTTCTTATCTGTACTCAGAAATAGGTACGCCGAGAAGAAAAGGCACAGTCTATCGAAGCAAGCGAGGTAGGAAAAAGTAA
- the hmgA gene encoding hydroxymethylglutaryl-CoA reductase (NADPH): MTDPEDLAERVRDGELRIHELEDHADYDTAAHARRLLVERETGTELEAIGDYAFPAEQADPNIENMIGAAQVPMGVVGPVLVNGEATDSDGGAADGEHYLPLATTEGALLASVNRGLGVIRSAGGADARVTKNGMTRAPVFRVTGVAEAAETVEWVESNFEALREAAESTTSHGELLDIEPYVVGDSVFLRFAYDTKDAMGMNMATIATGEACEVVESETPASLVALSGNLCSDKKPAAINAVEGRGRSVTADVVVPGDLLEERLHTTADAIVEANTRKNLIGSAKAGSLGFNAHAANVVGAAFLATGQDEAQVVEAANTITTMDAREREDGTTDLYASVSLASLEVGTVGGGTKLPTQAEALEILGLRGGGDPAGSNADALAEIIATGALAGELSLLAALASRHLASAHEDLGR, translated from the coding sequence ATGACCGATCCCGAGGACCTCGCCGAGCGAGTGCGCGACGGCGAGCTTCGCATTCACGAACTCGAGGACCACGCAGACTACGACACCGCGGCTCACGCGCGTCGATTGCTCGTCGAACGCGAGACGGGAACCGAACTCGAGGCGATCGGGGACTACGCGTTCCCCGCCGAACAGGCCGACCCGAACATCGAGAACATGATCGGCGCGGCGCAGGTGCCGATGGGCGTCGTCGGCCCCGTCCTCGTCAACGGCGAGGCGACCGACTCGGACGGCGGCGCGGCCGACGGCGAGCACTACCTGCCGCTCGCGACGACCGAGGGCGCGCTGCTGGCGTCGGTCAACCGCGGGCTGGGCGTGATCCGCTCCGCCGGCGGGGCCGACGCGCGCGTCACGAAAAACGGCATGACTCGAGCGCCGGTCTTTCGCGTGACCGGCGTCGCCGAGGCAGCCGAAACCGTCGAGTGGGTCGAATCCAATTTCGAGGCCCTGCGGGAAGCCGCCGAATCCACGACGAGCCACGGCGAGTTGCTCGATATCGAGCCCTACGTCGTCGGCGACTCGGTCTTCCTGCGCTTTGCCTACGACACCAAGGACGCGATGGGAATGAACATGGCCACGATCGCCACCGGCGAGGCCTGCGAAGTCGTCGAGAGCGAGACGCCCGCATCGCTCGTCGCGCTCTCGGGGAACCTCTGTTCGGACAAGAAACCCGCCGCCATCAACGCAGTCGAAGGCCGGGGGCGCTCCGTGACCGCCGATGTCGTCGTTCCCGGTGACCTCCTCGAGGAACGGCTCCACACGACCGCCGATGCCATCGTCGAGGCTAACACCCGCAAGAACCTGATCGGCAGCGCCAAAGCTGGCAGCCTGGGGTTCAACGCCCACGCTGCCAACGTGGTCGGCGCGGCCTTCCTCGCGACCGGTCAGGACGAGGCCCAGGTCGTCGAAGCCGCGAACACGATCACGACGATGGACGCCCGCGAGCGCGAGGACGGCACCACCGACCTCTACGCCAGCGTCTCGCTGGCCTCGCTCGAGGTCGGAACCGTCGGCGGCGGGACGAAGCTCCCCACCCAGGCCGAAGCGCTCGAGATTCTGGGCCTCCGGGGCGGCGGCGACCCGGCGGGGTCGAACGCCGACGCGCTCGCCGAGATCATCGCCACCGGCGCACTGGCCGGGGAACTCTCACTGTTGGCCGCGCTCGCCTCGCGGCACCTCGCGAGCGCGCACGAGGATCTGGGTCGATAG
- a CDS encoding DUF5817 domain-containing protein, which yields MYAVVGCSECSNLWIIEGRSETTQCPRCGSRRGYEKRKKFVETDDAAHARDVRASMLANRQGEGDAFAKLDSFADLEDDVADGVVDDEEYLEGSGLDVEAVEAAGDRDPRGSTRSGSKQEIVKGALEALEQPTEDDVVEYAGERGVSAEYVREALEKLARRGVVSESRGQYRLL from the coding sequence ATGTACGCCGTCGTCGGCTGTAGCGAGTGTTCGAACCTCTGGATCATCGAGGGGCGCTCCGAGACGACCCAGTGTCCCCGCTGTGGCTCTCGGAGGGGCTACGAGAAGCGCAAGAAGTTCGTCGAAACCGACGACGCCGCTCACGCCCGCGACGTCCGCGCCTCGATGCTCGCGAACCGGCAAGGGGAGGGCGACGCCTTCGCGAAACTCGACTCCTTCGCCGACCTCGAGGACGACGTGGCGGACGGCGTCGTCGACGACGAGGAGTACCTCGAGGGATCCGGACTGGACGTCGAGGCGGTCGAGGCGGCCGGCGACCGCGACCCGCGCGGGTCGACCCGCAGCGGCAGCAAGCAGGAGATCGTGAAGGGAGCGCTCGAGGCCCTCGAACAACCGACCGAGGACGACGTGGTCGAGTACGCGGGCGAGCGCGGCGTTTCGGCCGAATACGTTCGAGAGGCGCTCGAGAAACTCGCGCGACGCGGAGTCGTCAGCGAGAGTCGCGGCCAGTATCGCCTGCTGTAG
- a CDS encoding LLM class flavin-dependent oxidoreductase: protein MDVGLMVTAFGDVDLADVAVRAEDRGYDAAWVGELWGASGVVQATEMACRTDEIRIGTAIVNVYSRSPAVLAMTAASLEEASDGRFTLGLGTSTATAIERLHGMAFDRPVRRAHETIELIREFTAGDGEPVDYEGELLEAADFPSIETSVPIYHAGLGSANRRVVGRLADGWIPHNIPFSRLDEAFEEVADAARERDREPGEITIAPYVPSAVSDDRSEAHDTLRRHVAYYVGSGEGYHRAVATNFPTEADRIADAWRSGDKGVAADAVTDEMIADLGVAGTPDEAREQLRTLVAETGIDQPIVVVPAPASSEVAETTIDALAPERL from the coding sequence ATGGACGTTGGACTCATGGTAACGGCGTTCGGCGATGTCGACCTCGCTGACGTCGCCGTTCGCGCGGAAGACCGCGGCTACGACGCCGCCTGGGTGGGCGAACTCTGGGGCGCGAGCGGTGTCGTGCAGGCAACCGAGATGGCCTGTCGCACCGACGAGATTCGAATCGGCACCGCGATTGTGAACGTCTACTCCCGATCGCCCGCCGTCCTCGCGATGACCGCAGCCTCGCTCGAGGAGGCCTCGGACGGCCGGTTCACGCTCGGTCTCGGGACGAGCACGGCCACGGCGATCGAGAGGCTCCACGGAATGGCGTTCGATCGACCGGTCCGGCGCGCCCACGAAACGATCGAACTGATCCGCGAGTTCACTGCGGGAGACGGCGAGCCCGTCGACTACGAAGGCGAACTGCTCGAGGCGGCGGACTTCCCGTCGATCGAAACGTCGGTGCCGATCTACCACGCCGGCCTCGGTTCGGCGAATCGCCGCGTCGTCGGCCGACTCGCCGACGGCTGGATCCCGCACAACATCCCCTTTTCGCGGCTCGACGAGGCCTTCGAGGAAGTCGCGGACGCCGCCCGGGAGCGCGACCGGGAGCCCGGCGAGATCACGATCGCCCCGTACGTCCCGTCGGCGGTCAGCGACGACCGGAGCGAGGCTCACGACACCCTGCGTCGGCACGTCGCCTACTACGTCGGGAGCGGCGAGGGCTACCACCGGGCGGTCGCGACGAACTTCCCCACAGAGGCAGACCGAATCGCCGACGCCTGGCGCAGCGGCGACAAGGGAGTCGCCGCGGACGCGGTGACGGACGAGATGATCGCCGACCTCGGGGTCGCCGGGACGCCCGACGAGGCCCGCGAACAGCTCCGGACCCTCGTCGCCGAGACGGGAATCGACCAGCCGATCGTCGTCGTTCCCGCACCGGCCTCGAGTGAGGTGGCCGAGACGACGATCGACGCGCTCGCGCCCGAACGACTGTAG
- a CDS encoding DUF5814 domain-containing protein, with protein sequence MAITDKIYVKNHRQLSSQLETNIPKGAFKGATLDMLFQGEGLEKLDDATRDRVLDFTQDFLDCGCDNNPYCGCPERKFLQYLLELRAQGLGPDAIVDVMTDDYMVYAYSGDVLSFLDNAVRTLEAAEGLARVDGADEAHDEIRRAKQDLAR encoded by the coding sequence GTGGCCATCACCGACAAGATCTACGTCAAGAACCACCGCCAGCTCAGCTCCCAGCTCGAGACGAACATCCCCAAAGGTGCCTTCAAGGGGGCGACGCTCGACATGCTCTTTCAGGGCGAGGGCCTCGAGAAACTCGACGACGCGACCCGCGATCGCGTCCTCGATTTCACGCAGGACTTCCTCGATTGTGGCTGTGACAACAACCCCTACTGCGGCTGTCCTGAGCGAAAGTTCCTCCAGTACCTCCTCGAGTTGCGCGCTCAGGGGCTGGGACCGGACGCGATCGTCGATGTGATGACCGACGACTACATGGTCTACGCCTACTCCGGCGACGTGCTCTCGTTTCTCGACAACGCCGTCCGGACGCTCGAGGCCGCCGAGGGACTCGCCCGTGTCGACGGCGCGGACGAGGCTCACGACGAGATCCGACGGGCGAAGCAGGATCTGGCGCGATAA